The Macellibacteroides fermentans genome contains the following window.
TCGGTTATGTCCTGAATATCGATATCAATGGTGGTACGGATATCCATCCCGTTCACCGGTTCGATCTCGATCACGTTGGTCCACCCTCCCCCTACACGGCGTACGGAACTTAGTCCGGCCTGCCCCCGTAACAGGGAATCGTATTGAAGTTCCAGTCCGTTCTTTCCTTTGGTGGTACCGCCCTCTTCAATTTCGCCGTAAATATCGCCGATGGTTCGTGAAGCCAGCGAACCGAAGGGTTTCTGGCGCTGCACCATCTCTTTGGTATAAAAGCCGCTTTTGTACTTGCTTAAACGCAGGAACGGGTAGGTCTTTATCTCTTTCAGGTCGGTATAAGATACTCGTCCTTCATAGACCGGATACTGTCGGCTTTTACTTCTTAGTCCGCGTAACAAGTGTGCCTTATATCCTGCGGCTGTTCTGTTTTTTAGTTTTTTGGACAGGTAATACGATAGCGAATCCACATAATGCTTCAGTGTATCGGCTTGAAGTCCGTCGGCCTTAAAATCAATATACATGTAGTAACGGGGTACGCTGGTAGCCATCAATTTTCCGTCGGCAGAATAGATATTTCCTCTTCCAGGCAATACCAGCCGGTTGGGACGTTTCTGACTTTCGGCTACTTTTTCCCATTTTTCCTTCTCGACGAAGGCCGTATCGAACATACGCACAAGTATCCCTGTCACCACAAGCCCCAAGAGTAGTACGACAATAAAATAATAGGCCAGAATCCTATTATTTTTCGGCTCAATATCTTTAGGTTGATTCTCTTCGGCCATGGTTATTTATACAATTCATAGGGAGGAGTCTTCGCCCCTTCCAGTTCAACACCTTGTTCTTCAATAAGTAACTCTATTTGCGACTGACGGCTATTGCCGGTAAGTTCGGAAGAGATGGAAAGTGCTTCAAAGCGCACATCCCTGAGCTGCTGCTGCAACCGGTCTATTTCTCTCAGTTTTTGCATGCAGGTATATCTGTTTCCGATAAAGAAGAACATCAGAATTACGATCAGGACAATCATTCTTGTATGTTTGACGATAAAATCCTCTTTCAGGATTCCGCCTCCCAACACATACAAAAGCGAAAGCTTTTTTTCCTTTTTCCTTGTTTTCTTTTGCTTCTCGTCCATAGAAATCCGGTTTTACTTTACAGTTTTTCTGCTATCCGAAG
Protein-coding sequences here:
- a CDS encoding FtsL-like putative cell division protein, translated to MDEKQKKTRKKEKKLSLLYVLGGGILKEDFIVKHTRMIVLIVILMFFFIGNRYTCMQKLREIDRLQQQLRDVRFEALSISSELTGNSRQSQIELLIEEQGVELEGAKTPPYELYK